The proteins below come from a single Mucilaginibacter mali genomic window:
- a CDS encoding alpha-2-macroglobulin family protein: protein MKKLYQPLLCYFLPVLMLAFSTTQSRAQQATDTTGIKKLLDKAEAWQKAFAPEKVYLNFDKPYYASGDTAWIKAYVLMDNKASTYSSKLYVELLNSSGKMVQRLVLPTANGLATGYFPLDAKTIPEDSYTVRAYTNWQQNFGPEAFYYRQFYVGKLGGKTWLVTEQNRNDNPADTNHVQLAMRFTDAKGLLLVTRRLNVRVLENNKPLLKNEMSTGIDGTLTGAFTLPAKANHRALSIVVEDAGDKEQHITFPFYPSGTNGDIDLQFMPEGGTLVAGIYNKVGFKAIGEDGLGRDIKATVIDSKGEEAATLQSLHNGMGSFVLVPQAGETYTAKVMVNGREKKYALPTAKAAGMGLRVDGVTHGDELYVYVTSNTPDDKRYTLIARSAGKVYFGSAFKFNADNFFNTRIKKELFPTGIISLTILGSDNKPLNQRNVFIDRHDGLRVSATPVQDAYGTKDSAAINLHVTDKAGNPVQANLSVAVTDNAQIKNAVSADNIQSHMLLASELKGYIEEPAWYFSTENDADSKLKEKALDNLLLTQGWQGFDWSKTAAAIPTPDYKPETDISVSGKLTNFFGKPARGVKVMLLSKSKYNNLLTDTLSDNEGRFSFTRLPLMDTVAYLVKLHNGKDKTAAADIAVDEFKPTTTKPTLSYRPAPWNMNTDSTLINYINWANQRNLANDGFVPPGGGKVLKQVDITAKRKIRMVGGEFGVEIANITEEELIAAKKMSAMDLIYKKFPGFREDRMYANDIHSRVGIHPDIQFVNGSLMVQSIIADGQDVSNPASLVTGEDYSGVIATGDDPTGNLPGNAPAEKNARGQTITHGDYTLMKEYLNRLGGEDIKSISMYRGEHLFLTITTRSGKGANAVPSLGTYAYRPPFMQMPRQFYSPKYTVKNTLPDLRSTIHWEPNVVTDPSGNARVSFYTADKSSTYTIIVEGTDMQGHFGVDKGKINVTQAASSVK from the coding sequence ATGAAGAAACTATACCAACCACTTTTGTGCTATTTTTTGCCTGTGCTGATGCTTGCATTCAGTACAACTCAATCACGGGCGCAGCAAGCCACTGATACCACCGGCATAAAAAAATTATTAGATAAAGCCGAAGCCTGGCAAAAAGCATTCGCGCCCGAAAAGGTATACCTCAATTTCGATAAGCCCTACTATGCATCTGGCGATACCGCCTGGATAAAGGCTTACGTGCTGATGGATAACAAAGCATCAACCTATAGCAGTAAATTATATGTTGAATTACTAAACAGTAGCGGCAAAATGGTGCAGCGCCTGGTACTACCAACAGCCAACGGACTGGCCACCGGCTATTTTCCGCTGGATGCTAAAACCATCCCCGAAGACAGTTATACCGTGCGGGCCTACACCAACTGGCAGCAAAACTTCGGCCCCGAAGCGTTTTACTACCGACAATTTTATGTAGGTAAGCTGGGCGGCAAAACCTGGCTGGTAACCGAACAAAACCGCAACGATAACCCGGCAGATACCAATCATGTGCAGCTGGCCATGCGCTTTACGGATGCAAAGGGCCTGCTGCTGGTTACCCGCCGGCTTAACGTGCGGGTGTTGGAGAATAACAAACCGCTATTGAAGAATGAGATGAGCACGGGTATCGACGGTACACTAACCGGCGCCTTTACGCTCCCGGCTAAAGCTAACCACCGGGCGCTGAGCATTGTGGTTGAAGATGCGGGTGATAAGGAGCAACACATCACGTTTCCGTTCTACCCGTCGGGTACCAATGGGGATATCGACCTGCAGTTTATGCCTGAGGGCGGCACACTGGTGGCCGGTATCTATAATAAGGTAGGCTTTAAAGCCATTGGCGAAGATGGTTTGGGCCGCGATATTAAAGCAACTGTGATTGACAGTAAGGGCGAGGAGGCTGCCACCCTGCAAAGCCTGCATAACGGTATGGGCAGTTTTGTACTGGTGCCACAGGCCGGCGAAACCTATACCGCAAAGGTGATGGTTAACGGCAGGGAAAAGAAGTACGCGCTGCCGACTGCCAAAGCCGCTGGCATGGGCCTAAGGGTTGATGGCGTTACCCACGGCGATGAACTGTATGTGTATGTAACTAGCAACACACCCGATGATAAGCGTTATACGCTGATAGCCCGCTCGGCCGGTAAGGTGTACTTTGGTTCGGCGTTTAAGTTTAATGCAGATAACTTTTTTAACACCCGCATAAAAAAGGAGTTGTTCCCTACGGGGATCATCAGTCTGACGATTTTAGGTTCCGATAACAAGCCGCTTAACCAGCGCAATGTATTTATCGACAGACACGATGGCTTGCGGGTAAGCGCCACGCCGGTCCAGGATGCTTACGGTACTAAGGACAGCGCCGCCATCAACCTGCATGTTACCGATAAGGCGGGCAACCCGGTGCAGGCCAACCTCTCGGTAGCCGTTACCGACAACGCGCAGATCAAAAACGCCGTTTCTGCCGATAATATCCAGAGCCACATGCTGCTGGCATCGGAGTTGAAGGGATATATCGAAGAACCTGCCTGGTATTTCAGTACAGAGAACGACGCTGATTCCAAACTAAAAGAAAAGGCGCTGGATAACCTACTGCTTACACAAGGCTGGCAGGGTTTCGACTGGAGTAAGACAGCTGCGGCCATACCCACGCCTGACTATAAGCCTGAAACCGATATCAGCGTGAGCGGTAAGCTGACCAACTTTTTCGGGAAACCGGCCAGGGGGGTAAAGGTAATGCTGCTATCAAAATCGAAGTACAATAATCTTTTAACCGATACCCTGAGCGATAACGAAGGCCGTTTCAGCTTTACCCGTTTGCCATTAATGGATACCGTGGCTTACCTGGTGAAACTGCACAATGGTAAGGATAAAACCGCTGCTGCCGATATTGCCGTTGATGAATTTAAACCGACAACTACCAAGCCCACGTTAAGTTATCGCCCGGCACCATGGAATATGAATACCGATAGCACGCTGATCAACTACATTAACTGGGCAAACCAGCGCAACCTGGCAAATGATGGCTTTGTACCACCGGGCGGCGGCAAGGTTTTGAAGCAGGTAGATATTACAGCCAAACGTAAAATAAGAATGGTTGGCGGCGAATTTGGGGTAGAGATAGCCAATATTACCGAAGAGGAATTGATTGCGGCGAAAAAAATGTCGGCGATGGATTTGATCTATAAAAAATTCCCCGGCTTTAGGGAAGACAGGATGTACGCTAACGATATACATTCCCGTGTTGGCATTCATCCGGATATACAGTTTGTTAACGGATCGTTAATGGTGCAAAGCATTATTGCCGACGGGCAGGATGTATCAAACCCGGCCTCGCTGGTAACCGGCGAAGATTACTCGGGTGTTATTGCAACCGGCGATGACCCTACCGGTAACCTGCCCGGTAATGCCCCGGCTGAAAAGAACGCCAGGGGACAAACCATAACGCATGGCGATTATACCCTGATGAAGGAGTATTTGAACCGGCTTGGCGGCGAGGATATTAAAAGCATCTCCATGTATCGTGGCGAGCACCTGTTTTTAACCATCACCACGCGAAGCGGTAAGGGGGCTAATGCAGTGCCATCGTTAGGTACTTATGCATACCGGCCACCATTTATGCAAATGCCGCGGCAATTTTACAGTCCTAAATATACCGTTAAAAACACCCTGCCCGATCTGCGTTCTACCATCCATTGGGAGCCTAACGTGGTAACCGATCCATCTGGCAATGCCCGGGTATCCTTTTACACGGCCGATAAATCATCAACCTATACCATAATTGTGGAAGGCACCGATATGCAGGGCCACTTTGGGGTTGATAAGGGCAAAATAAACGTAACGCAGGCGGCCAGCAGCGTGAAATAG
- a CDS encoding zeta toxin family protein, protein MPTLYLISGSNGAGKSTVGPDYLPKHIIDSYTVFDGDKLYMAKVKELWPEHQKSIKEAKKIAAEFVFETLETQLSDALGHNDNYVYEGHFPSYATWDFPRRFKDKGYNIEMLFLGLADIDLSEMRVAIRTKNGGHNVPKWDIENNFYGNLEMLNEHFQILDHLQIVDTSFFVPKPLAAFKDGQLSSSLPLPHLPNWFINKLPRLTALIKANNRTDI, encoded by the coding sequence ATGCCCACACTCTATTTAATCTCAGGCTCTAATGGCGCGGGAAAGTCTACAGTTGGTCCCGACTATCTTCCTAAACATATTATTGATAGTTACACTGTTTTTGATGGCGATAAGTTGTATATGGCCAAAGTAAAAGAGTTGTGGCCTGAACACCAAAAGTCCATCAAGGAAGCAAAAAAGATTGCGGCTGAGTTTGTTTTCGAAACACTTGAAACACAATTGAGTGATGCATTAGGGCATAATGATAATTATGTGTATGAAGGCCATTTCCCGAGCTATGCTACCTGGGATTTCCCGCGAAGATTTAAAGATAAAGGTTACAATATAGAAATGTTGTTTTTAGGTCTTGCTGATATTGATCTTTCAGAAATGAGGGTTGCGATCAGAACAAAAAACGGCGGGCATAATGTCCCTAAATGGGATATTGAAAATAACTTTTATGGCAACCTCGAAATGTTAAATGAGCATTTCCAGATACTTGATCATTTACAGATAGTAGATACTTCTTTTTTCGTGCCTAAGCCGCTGGCCGCATTTAAAGATGGGCAATTAAGTTCAAGTTTGCCGCTGCCACATCTACCAAATTGGTTTATAAATAAGTTACCGCGACTAACAGCTTTAATTAAAGCAAATAACAGGACTGACATTTAA
- a CDS encoding DUF3098 domain-containing protein encodes MAQKFTKPTPAATKAAAENEPVNLLYDKSNYTILAVSVAIVALGFVIMSGNTDIYSTAKIVIAPIVVLAGFGLGFYAILKKPATKA; translated from the coding sequence ATGGCACAAAAATTCACTAAGCCGACCCCTGCGGCCACTAAAGCAGCAGCCGAAAACGAACCTGTTAACCTGCTTTACGATAAAAGCAACTACACCATTCTGGCCGTTAGCGTAGCTATTGTTGCCCTTGGCTTTGTAATTATGAGCGGTAATACCGATATCTACAGCACCGCCAAGATCGTTATTGCGCCAATAGTGGTGCTGGCTGGTTTTGGCCTGGGCTTTTATGCGATCCTTAAAAAACCTGCAACCAAAGCTTAA
- a CDS encoding T9SS type A sorting domain-containing protein: protein MKALIKSSAIVAVLALLSSAVFAAENPTKKAEPAAAKKDVVVFTALAQDKGVGVIIHKADISKTSVAIYDAEGNVVMKDIQAKNGNDVLKGYVLSALENGKYTIKVTSNNEVTKRVVNVYNDENNQKAFLFEL, encoded by the coding sequence ATGAAAGCTCTAATCAAATCATCAGCCATAGTAGCCGTATTAGCCTTATTAAGCAGCGCCGTTTTCGCAGCCGAAAACCCAACAAAAAAAGCAGAACCAGCAGCAGCTAAAAAAGACGTAGTGGTATTCACCGCCCTGGCACAGGATAAAGGTGTAGGCGTGATCATCCACAAGGCCGATATCAGCAAAACATCAGTAGCTATTTACGATGCTGAAGGCAATGTGGTAATGAAAGATATCCAGGCCAAAAATGGTAACGATGTGCTGAAAGGTTATGTATTAAGCGCTTTGGAAAATGGTAAATACACCATCAAGGTAACTTCAAACAACGAAGTAACCAAACGGGTAGTAAATGTTTACAACGACGAGAATAACCAGAAAGCATTCCTTTTCGAGTTATAA
- a CDS encoding carboxypeptidase-like regulatory domain-containing protein has translation MSTSGLPLMLRARFKKTAVFLLIFMLLTGAARAQSADDTASVKSLMTTLNSYNSKFTSEKIYLHFDKPYYSAGDTIWFKAYLLNAANRKASAFSNKMYIDLVNDSSQVLQSLVIPITVGLGYGDIKLPEKMHQGAYTLRAYTNWQQNFGAASFFQQRFYIGKPDNNSWLLSEQHQAVNTPAGKQIKLAMQLKNMRGLAVVNEPVTVRILEGRRGIAKSDLQTTVDGRLNTDLTLPPNTNIRKLSLLLISKQDKNKTLRLPFYPNTGTDMDLQFMPEGGSLVAGLYNKIGFKAIGEDGLGVEVSGVIVNGKNEEVATFASLHKGMGNFVMSPQPGETYKAKVKLPDGSEKSYLLPVPQTLGISLRADAISDKDNIRIYITTTPDLANQHGYTLLARGRDTVYFGTAFNFTDGYYNTLVSKSWFPGGIINFMVLGAGNKPLNSRSVFVNRHDDLHITTAPSKTVYAFNDSVAVNLNVTDSKLDPVMANFSVTVTDDAQVNNSHRLTHINSHLLLASELKGNIEDADWYFDITRPDAPKALDNLLLTQGWQGFNLSKALITPVPQPAFWAEADNSVTGRLTNFFNKPAVNYPVTLMSKRNGLMVVDTLTNTEGRFTFKNLPFTDTIAYFIKVHNKRDKEAAVGFEVQEFKPASPTPPDSTLLMPWNVNTDATLLQYLKNTQKRVEDSQLPPGVNGKLLNQVNIKANKKASLPGFGGEEVYFADVDVDEKEMGNHGNMSLLEYMEKYVPGFHSGPYKGYADFLWVKGIITANIIIDNMPVTPYWERMGTLADFMKRMLDNIPAAAVKNLVVYHKCLGKVWISYIVVKTRTGNGPILKPTPGTYVYRPLPLYLPRDFYRPRYDVKVKAPQPDLRSTIHWQPNVVTDASGNATFSFYAAGKPSTYSVVIEGTDMQGHFGVSTSKITIAQNAGDGKKQAP, from the coding sequence ATGAGTACTTCAGGTTTACCGCTAATGTTGCGGGCAAGGTTTAAAAAAACGGCAGTTTTTTTGCTAATATTTATGTTATTGACGGGGGCTGCCCGTGCCCAATCGGCTGATGATACGGCATCGGTAAAATCGCTGATGACCACCCTGAACAGCTATAACAGCAAGTTCACATCCGAAAAAATATACCTGCATTTCGATAAGCCTTATTACTCGGCGGGTGATACCATTTGGTTTAAGGCTTACCTGCTTAACGCCGCTAACCGCAAGGCATCGGCCTTTAGCAATAAAATGTATATTGATTTGGTTAACGATAGCAGCCAGGTACTGCAAAGCCTGGTGATCCCTATTACTGTGGGCTTGGGCTATGGCGATATTAAACTGCCCGAAAAAATGCACCAGGGCGCTTATACCCTGCGGGCCTATACCAACTGGCAGCAGAATTTTGGCGCGGCCAGTTTCTTTCAGCAACGCTTTTATATTGGCAAGCCCGATAATAACAGTTGGCTGCTGAGCGAACAGCACCAGGCGGTTAACACGCCCGCAGGCAAGCAAATAAAACTGGCCATGCAGTTAAAAAACATGCGGGGCCTGGCCGTAGTGAACGAACCGGTAACTGTACGTATTTTAGAAGGCCGCCGCGGCATTGCAAAAAGCGATCTGCAAACTACTGTTGATGGCCGGTTGAACACCGACCTTACACTGCCACCTAACACCAACATCCGGAAGCTGAGCCTGCTGCTTATTAGCAAGCAGGATAAAAACAAAACCCTGCGCCTGCCATTTTACCCCAATACCGGTACCGATATGGATTTGCAGTTTATGCCCGAAGGCGGCAGTTTAGTTGCCGGCCTGTACAATAAAATAGGCTTCAAGGCCATCGGCGAAGATGGCCTGGGCGTTGAGGTATCGGGTGTAATTGTAAATGGCAAAAACGAAGAGGTCGCCACCTTTGCAAGCCTGCACAAGGGTATGGGGAACTTTGTCATGTCGCCGCAGCCGGGCGAGACTTATAAGGCAAAGGTAAAACTGCCCGATGGCAGCGAAAAAAGCTACTTGTTGCCTGTCCCTCAAACATTAGGGATATCGCTGCGGGCAGATGCCATTAGCGATAAGGATAATATCCGCATTTATATCACTACCACGCCCGATCTGGCCAATCAACATGGTTATACTTTACTGGCCCGTGGACGGGATACGGTGTATTTTGGTACGGCATTCAATTTTACCGATGGTTATTATAATACGTTGGTATCCAAATCGTGGTTTCCGGGCGGTATTATCAACTTTATGGTGCTTGGCGCCGGGAATAAACCACTAAATAGCCGGAGCGTGTTTGTAAACCGGCATGATGATCTGCATATTACCACTGCCCCCTCTAAAACGGTTTATGCCTTTAACGATAGTGTGGCAGTTAACTTAAATGTAACAGATAGCAAACTTGACCCGGTTATGGCTAATTTTTCGGTAACGGTGACTGATGACGCGCAGGTGAACAATAGCCACCGCCTTACGCATATCAACAGCCACTTGCTGCTTGCTTCTGAATTGAAGGGAAATATTGAAGACGCGGATTGGTATTTTGACATCACCCGGCCCGATGCACCGAAGGCGCTGGATAACTTGTTGCTTACCCAGGGCTGGCAAGGCTTTAACCTGAGTAAGGCATTAATAACTCCCGTACCACAACCCGCCTTTTGGGCCGAAGCCGATAACAGCGTTACCGGGCGCCTTACTAATTTCTTCAACAAACCGGCAGTTAATTACCCGGTTACGCTGATGTCAAAACGTAACGGGTTAATGGTGGTGGATACCCTTACTAACACCGAGGGGCGGTTTACTTTTAAGAACCTGCCTTTTACCGATACCATTGCGTATTTTATTAAAGTGCATAATAAGCGGGATAAGGAAGCCGCGGTTGGATTTGAAGTGCAGGAGTTTAAGCCTGCGTCGCCTACGCCACCCGATAGCACCCTGCTAATGCCGTGGAATGTAAACACCGATGCTACATTGCTGCAATACTTGAAAAATACCCAAAAACGTGTAGAGGACAGCCAGTTACCGCCGGGGGTAAACGGCAAGCTGTTAAACCAGGTAAACATTAAAGCCAATAAAAAAGCCAGTTTACCCGGATTTGGCGGAGAAGAGGTTTACTTTGCCGATGTTGATGTGGATGAAAAAGAGATGGGTAATCATGGCAACATGTCCTTGCTGGAATACATGGAGAAATATGTCCCCGGGTTTCATAGCGGCCCGTACAAAGGTTATGCCGATTTTCTATGGGTGAAGGGCATTATTACGGCCAATATTATTATCGATAACATGCCGGTAACGCCTTACTGGGAACGTATGGGGACGCTGGCCGATTTTATGAAACGGATGTTAGATAATATCCCGGCTGCGGCTGTGAAAAATTTAGTTGTCTATCATAAATGTTTGGGCAAGGTATGGATATCGTACATTGTGGTAAAAACGCGTACAGGAAACGGGCCGATACTTAAACCAACCCCGGGCACTTATGTGTACCGGCCATTACCCTTATACCTGCCACGCGATTTTTACCGTCCGCGTTACGATGTTAAAGTAAAAGCACCACAACCCGATCTGCGCTCCACCATCCACTGGCAGCCTAATGTGGTGACTGATGCGTCCGGTAATGCAACGTTTTCGTTTTATGCTGCGGGCAAGCCGTCTACCTATTCGGTAGTGATAGAAGGGACAGATATGCAGGGCCATTTCGGCGTAAGTACAAGTAAAATTACCATTGCCCAAAACGCGGGCGATGGGAAGAAGCAGGCGCCGTGA
- the pyrR gene encoding bifunctional pyr operon transcriptional regulator/uracil phosphoribosyltransferase PyrR produces the protein MIDPTLLDGQKFQITIQRLCRQLIENHNDFANSVIIGIQPRGIYLAKRIAEELRKILPNNTILHGDLDITFYRDDFRRREQLIPNQTRIDFVIEGKKVILMDDVLWTGRTIRAAMDALMAFGRPEKIEFLTLVDRRYSRHIPVTADYTGIEVDSIASQKVVVSWKETDGEDKIVLLSER, from the coding sequence ATGATTGATCCTACCCTGCTCGACGGTCAGAAATTCCAGATCACCATACAACGCTTGTGCCGCCAGTTAATTGAAAATCATAACGATTTTGCAAATTCGGTAATTATTGGCATTCAGCCTCGTGGCATTTACTTAGCCAAGCGTATTGCCGAGGAACTGCGCAAGATACTGCCCAACAACACCATTTTACACGGCGACCTGGATATTACCTTTTATCGCGATGATTTTCGCCGCCGCGAGCAGTTGATCCCCAACCAAACTCGCATAGACTTTGTGATTGAGGGTAAAAAAGTGATCCTGATGGACGACGTACTGTGGACCGGCCGCACCATTCGCGCGGCAATGGACGCATTAATGGCTTTCGGTCGCCCGGAAAAGATAGAGTTTTTGACATTGGTAGATAGACGCTATTCGCGCCATATACCGGTTACGGCGGATTATACGGGGATAGAAGTGGATTCCATCGCCTCGCAAAAGGTGGTGGTGAGTTGGAAGGAAACTGATGGGGAAGACAAGATCGTTCTGTTGAGCGAACGTTAA
- a CDS encoding aspartate carbamoyltransferase catalytic subunit, producing the protein MALSTRHLLGIKDLTPADLQLIFETADNFKSVLNRPIKKVPSLRDVTIANIFFENSTRTRLSFELAEKRLSADVVNFAASSSSVSKGETLIDTVNNILAMKVDMVVMRHPYAGAGVFLSKHVKAQIVNAGDGAHEHPTQALLDAFSIREKYGDVAGKKVVIVGDILHSRVALSNILCLKMLGAEVMVCGPTTLIPKYITSLGVKVEHNLVKALNWCDVANMLRIQLERQDIKYFPSLREYTMLYGLNKQILDSLDKEITVMHPGPINRGVEITSDVADSKQSIILDQVENGVAIRMAVLFLLAGQTA; encoded by the coding sequence ATGGCTTTAAGCACCCGACACCTACTTGGAATAAAAGATCTGACACCAGCCGATCTGCAGCTGATTTTTGAAACCGCCGATAACTTTAAATCGGTGCTGAACAGGCCGATAAAAAAGGTGCCGTCGCTGCGGGATGTAACCATTGCCAATATCTTTTTCGAAAATTCCACCCGTACCCGCCTGTCGTTTGAACTGGCCGAGAAGCGCCTTTCGGCAGATGTGGTGAACTTCGCGGCATCGTCGTCATCGGTGAGCAAGGGCGAAACCCTGATAGATACCGTGAATAACATCCTGGCCATGAAGGTGGATATGGTGGTGATGCGCCACCCCTATGCCGGCGCGGGTGTGTTCCTTTCTAAACATGTGAAGGCCCAGATCGTTAACGCCGGCGACGGCGCGCATGAGCACCCTACCCAGGCCCTGCTTGATGCCTTTTCCATCCGCGAAAAATATGGCGATGTGGCCGGGAAGAAGGTGGTAATTGTTGGCGATATCCTGCACTCGCGCGTGGCGCTATCTAACATCCTTTGCCTAAAAATGCTGGGGGCCGAAGTAATGGTTTGCGGCCCAACAACGCTGATCCCTAAATATATTACCTCGCTGGGGGTAAAAGTTGAACATAACTTAGTAAAAGCCCTAAACTGGTGCGATGTGGCCAATATGCTGCGCATACAGTTAGAGCGCCAGGATATTAAATACTTCCCATCGCTGCGCGAATACACTATGCTTTACGGCTTGAACAAGCAAATACTGGACTCGCTGGATAAGGAGATCACCGTAATGCACCCCGGCCCGATAAACCGCGGGGTGGAGATCACCAGTGATGTAGCCGACAGTAAGCAATCCATCATACTTGACCAGGTGGAAAATGGCGTGGCGATAAGGATGGCGGTATTGTTCCTGCTGGCTGGGCAAACGGCTTAA
- a CDS encoding cell division protein FtsX, with amino-acid sequence MEEFEASESATKTKSIYISTVFGIAMVLLMVGLLGLILVHASNLSKYVKENIVVNIFVDESAREADVLQLQHQLENNPMVKQTQYVSKELAARNLQKDLGEDFVKFLGYNPLSQSVDVYLKADYANNKDITKFKDELLKNPMVKEVKYQQSLVDKMNANLTSITLVIFAFAIIFVVVSVGLINNTIRLAIYSQRFLIKSMQLVGATRSFIRKPFILYGIWHGLLGALIAIIILMGTLYTANKTLPELVVLQSYAEFGLVFLVVIGLGIFISGFSTYLAVSKFLRSKTISLYR; translated from the coding sequence ATGGAAGAATTTGAAGCAAGCGAATCGGCTACCAAAACCAAGTCTATCTACATATCAACCGTGTTTGGCATTGCCATGGTACTGCTGATGGTAGGTTTGCTGGGCCTGATACTGGTGCACGCCAGCAACCTGTCTAAATACGTAAAAGAAAATATTGTAGTTAACATATTTGTTGACGAAAGCGCCCGCGAGGCCGACGTTTTGCAACTGCAACATCAGCTGGAAAACAACCCAATGGTGAAGCAAACGCAATACGTAAGCAAGGAACTGGCTGCCCGTAACCTGCAAAAAGACCTGGGCGAGGACTTTGTAAAGTTTCTGGGCTACAACCCGCTGTCGCAATCGGTAGATGTATACCTGAAGGCCGACTATGCCAACAATAAGGATATCACCAAATTTAAAGACGAACTGCTGAAGAACCCGATGGTTAAGGAGGTGAAGTACCAGCAATCGTTAGTAGATAAGATGAACGCCAACCTAACCAGTATCACTTTGGTGATATTTGCATTCGCCATCATATTTGTGGTAGTATCGGTTGGGTTGATCAACAATACCATCCGTTTGGCTATTTACTCGCAACGCTTTTTAATTAAATCGATGCAGTTGGTGGGCGCTACGCGCTCGTTCATTCGCAAGCCCTTTATTTTATACGGGATCTGGCATGGCCTGCTGGGCGCGCTGATAGCCATTATTATACTGATGGGCACCCTTTACACCGCCAACAAAACCCTGCCCGAACTGGTAGTACTGCAAAGCTATGCCGAGTTTGGCCTGGTATTTTTAGTGGTAATAGGCCTGGGCATATTTATATCGGGCTTTAGCACTTACCTTGCGGTGAGCAAATTTTTACGATCAAAAACAATTAGTTTATACAGATAA
- the recA gene encoding recombinase RecA gives MSNADKLKALQLTLDKLEKSYGKGTIMKLGDTEVEPIEVISTGSLGLDIALGVGGLPKGRIIEVYGPESSGKTTLAIHAIAESQRNGGIAAFIDAEHAFDRFYAKKLGVDVENLLISQPDNGEQALEIADNLIRSGAIDILVIDSVAALVPKSEIEGEMGDSKMGLHARLMSQALRKLTGTISKTGCCCIFINQLRDKIGVMFGNPETTTGGNALKFYASVRLDVRRISQIKDTDEVSGNRVKVKIVKNKVAPPFRMAEFDIMFGEGISKAGEIIDLGVEHNIIKKSGSWFSYGETRLGQGRDAVKQLILDNPELMEELEGRIKMEVTGDSLAEEA, from the coding sequence ATGAGCAACGCAGATAAACTTAAGGCACTACAGCTGACATTAGATAAGCTGGAAAAATCGTACGGTAAAGGTACCATCATGAAACTGGGCGATACCGAAGTTGAACCTATCGAGGTGATATCAACCGGTTCGCTGGGACTGGATATCGCGCTGGGTGTTGGCGGTTTACCTAAAGGCCGTATCATTGAGGTTTATGGCCCGGAGTCGTCGGGTAAAACCACGCTTGCTATACATGCTATTGCCGAATCGCAGCGTAACGGTGGCATTGCCGCCTTTATTGATGCCGAGCATGCGTTCGACCGTTTCTACGCCAAGAAACTGGGTGTTGATGTAGAGAACTTGCTCATCTCTCAGCCTGATAACGGCGAGCAGGCTTTAGAAATTGCCGACAACCTGATCCGCTCGGGCGCTATTGATATTTTAGTTATCGACTCGGTTGCGGCCCTGGTGCCCAAAAGCGAGATCGAAGGCGAGATGGGTGATTCGAAAATGGGTCTGCACGCCCGCCTGATGTCGCAGGCTTTGCGTAAGCTTACCGGTACCATCAGCAAAACCGGGTGCTGCTGCATCTTTATCAACCAACTGCGCGATAAAATTGGTGTGATGTTCGGTAACCCCGAAACTACCACCGGTGGCAACGCCCTTAAGTTCTATGCTTCGGTACGTTTAGATGTACGCCGTATATCGCAAATTAAAGATACCGACGAAGTATCGGGTAACCGCGTAAAGGTAAAAATTGTAAAAAATAAAGTAGCCCCTCCGTTCCGCATGGCCGAGTTTGATATCATGTTTGGCGAAGGCATCTCTAAAGCCGGCGAGATCATCGACCTGGGTGTAGAGCATAATATCATCAAAAAATCGGGGTCGTGGTTTAGCTATGGCGAAACCCGCCTGGGCCAGGGCCGCGACGCGGTGAAGCAACTGATACTTGACAATCCAGAGCTAATGGAAGAGCTGGAAGGCCGCATTAAAATGGAAGTTACCGGCGACAGCCTGGCTGAAGAAGCATAA